A window from Pseudobutyrivibrio ruminis HUN009 encodes these proteins:
- a CDS encoding YjfB family protein encodes MDIAEISMSLSQNQLMSAVGTAMLGKTLDLVEGQGQALAQSMSMNTPSLESLVYPTSGTMIDVRV; translated from the coding sequence ATGGATATAGCCGAAATTTCTATGAGTCTAAGTCAAAATCAGTTAATGTCTGCAGTGGGGACTGCTATGCTCGGTAAGACATTAGATCTCGTAGAAGGACAGGGTCAGGCGCTAGCACAGAGTATGAGTATGAATACTCCTTCACTAGAGAGCTTGGTCTATCCCACTTCCGGCACCATGATAGATGTGCGCGTATGA